DNA sequence from the Littorina saxatilis isolate snail1 linkage group LG9, US_GU_Lsax_2.0, whole genome shotgun sequence genome:
tcccttaatttaacatatttattgcatttatctagaaaatatattgtgtgtatgtgtgtgtgtgtgtgtgtgtgtgtgtgtgtgtctgtgtgtgtgtgtctgtctgtctgtctgtctgtctgtctgtctgtgtctgtctgtgtctatctgtgtctgcgtgtgtgtgtgtggatgtgtgtgtgtgtgtgtgtgtgtgtgtatacttgtgtgtgtatatggcTGTGTCTATGtcggtgcatgtgtgtgtgtgtgtgtgtgtgtgtgtgtgtgtgtgtgagggagaatcgtgttttggtgtgtttgagtgtttttACGGACGACTGCTCATTTGTTTGTCAGTTCGTCACAAAGTtaaatttgaaaacaaaaagtatgtctttgtttgtttctttggtttttttgttatgTTGATACTGCTTTTGTGCTACGTATCTCATTTGTATTTCTCATTGTAGCATGCATTTGATATTTTATTTCTGTAACATTGTTCATAAATTGAAGCCGCACTCGTATTTTATGCGTGTACGGAAACATTTTGCCTGGCTTTAAATGATTCTGTGATGCAAAATGTATTTATCTGCAGCGTTTGTCAGTCTGACTGccttcgtgtgtgtgtacattgtgaTTTACAAGCTGGCTGCTTCCCAATCCTCTTCTGCCACACAAGTAAGACCAACATCTATCATAATGTCCGTttgcctggctggctggctgtttggctgtctgtatgtctgtctttctttctgtctgtccatctgtctgtgcgtATTTCTCTTCTCTtcgtctatctctctctctctctctctctctctctctctctctctctctctctctctctctctctctctctctctctctctctctctctctctttctctctctctctctctctggtttacactgctgaagcaacctgattcaagatatttCAAGATTGCATATgaagctttatgtaatttggcatcgaagggccacacaaattgggtctcacatgtgcagagtcttttatgttgtaatggttttgctgctgtgtggatgtacggaacggttgggaatgagaagtgtttcttacaagagtttaaaagacgtttacaagattgtttttgtcaagaatggttctcctttttagaatgcagtgaacgtttcgacatttataattgttacaaaacatgcttggaaaaagaaaaatacattgaattaatcgaagatattaagtacagagttgctcttactcgattccgcgcaggagtatccgaaatcaacgctcacaagtttcggtacgcaccaaaccaaacgacaagaaactgccctctctgtacagctgataaagaagatgaacaccatgttgtatttttatgtcctttttatcaagaccttcgagcaaagtatttgaaaatctcgaactctaagacgctgcaacaacaacttgtgtatttctgtggcagtaatgaggataatgtgatgaacagcttcagcagatttgtgttcttcatgttacagaagagacgaacccttataaatcaggttcagtgacatgtcatcagggtcttaatgtatttgttgaattttatgcgtgactataattaataactgtgcagatactattgctgttattttaaccactattgtaaggggctgtggccttagacaattaaagatttgttcttgttcttgttcttgttcttgttctctctctttctctctctctttctctctctctctctctctctctctctctctctctctctttctcgctctctccctccctctcgttTGTTCTTtctcatgtgtgtattatagtagggactagctgtaagaaaggaccatatggacctaatgctatcatccctcagtaataaagttttcgagttcgagtttgttatctctctctctctctctccctctctctctctctctctctctctctctctctctctctctctctctctctctctctctctctctctctctctctctctctctctctctctctctctctctctctctctctctctctctctctctctctctcaattcctATTCCAAATTCATCATAAAACATACTcagtctttttttctctcgaaaCAGATAAGCCAAGAAAAGGAGCGATTTGGTGTACTCGCCCTATCAACACCAAACCTTCACACCTATAAACTAGAGGCCACAAGTGGGAACATCAATGACACCAAGAACTCGAACACACACCAGATTCGTGCAATAACAATACAACCATCCAATACTCCAGTAAGCTGCAAGCTAATGTGGGAAGGAAACGTCAAAGAGATCAATAAAGGAAAATTCGACAAGAGAAATAAACCTGGATCTGTGACAAGAAAGACGCTGCCGGACTATCAGAATGCAACAAACAATTGCACGCATTATAGACAGAGCGGTGGATTCGAATTGGCGTCTCTCAGTCAACCTGAGATGTCTTTTCCTTTGGCGTTCTCCATCGTGGTTTACCGAGACGCCGATCAGGTATGTGCTGTTCGTGTTTTTATTTAtcgcatgtgcgtgtgtgtatgtgtgtgtgtgtgtgtgtgtgtgtgtgtgtgtgtgtgtgtgtgtgtgtgtgtgtgtgtgtgcgtgtgtgtgtatatgtgcgtgtgtgtgcagagtTGTTCACATAATTGTATCCGTGACactttacacaaacattcttgcaGATGATATCCCCATCCGTTGTTTTTTGCTTCTTGttttccgataaatgtctttgatgacgttgataagttgaagcggcactgccACGACCTCTGGTTTGTCTCAATAAATTGATTTAATATTTGCCCAAACAATCTTGAATCAGGTCAAGGCTATGGACTATATGCATTTCAGGTAGGAAGCCCAACAATTAGTTCATAATTTGTTCATTGACATTCTGAAAAATCCTATTAAAATGGAAATGTGTATAACAGACTTATACATGACTGCATTGTATTCTTTATTATTGTTTGAATTCATAAGTTCatagatatgtcatgcttactcttacaacgtcgttttcaaccacgaaggttatatcgcgacggggaaaggggggagatgggatagagccacttgtcaagtgtttcttgttcacaaaagcactaatcaaaaatttgctccaggggcttgcaacgtagtacaatgtattaccttactaggagaatgcaagtttccagtacaaaggacttaacatttcttacatactgcttgactaaaatctgtgcAAACATTGActgtattctatacaagaaacacttaacaagggtaaaaagagaaacagaatccgttagtcgcctcttacgacatgctggggagcatcgggtaaattcttccccctaacccgcggggggtgaaatGGAGTCGTTTTTGAAGCCATGAGTAATTGttttaaagaagaaaataacactGTGTTTGAACAATGGTAATGGTCTTCTAACTAGAGCGCAATTTACCCAAAGATGCAAGCCATTGAACAAACATTTTTAGAAAAtagattaggccaaaaaaaaaaataggtctgtttacggtaacataggcccaaaaaatagggtcggtaggtcgggattttttttttttttttttttttttcttccaaaaaaccatattttgacgttattttgccaaaaaaccaagattttttttcttcccaaatgcccaaaaaaagtctagggtcgcgcgaaaaaactagggtcggtcgggttaccgtaaacagacctatttttttttttggccttaccaacATCTTTTAGGTACGACGTTGGGACTCTCAAATGTTCACCAGCGAGATAAAACGAGCATTCTTTTTTTCAGGTAGAGCGTCTCCTGAGCGCCATCTACCGACCACACAACGTGTACTGTATTCACATTGATAAAAAGTCAGCCAGGCAATACTGGGACATTATGCAGCTCGTTGCCAGCTGCCTGCCCAATGTCTTCGTGTCCAATGTGTCTGTCGATGTCGTGTGGAGCGGGTTCACCAACCTTGAAccggtaagggagataactctctCGATCATTGATCTGTTAAATGGCATAGTTTTCCCTTTCATAGAAATGTTCAGAGGGGAGATCTTCGTCAGGGTGTATTGTTCACATGTTACCGTTAAGTATGACGATTTTTCCCTTCATTTAAACTGTGAGAGGGTAATTGTAAATCGTTGATTTGCGAAGAGGAATAACATTTTTGAGCATTGAACCAGAATGGTGACTTTCCAATCCTTCACTCCCTTGACATGGTGGGAAGGATAAATGTTTCAATCATTGGTCTGCTAATAATTAACATTTCCGAAAAGCGAGCCGTTCATCATGATAACGTTTTCCTTCATATTGAAACGGTGACAGGGTTAGCTTTGTCAATCAATGATCAGAGGAGAGGTTTAACTTTTGTCTTTATTCTAACGGTAAAATGTATCTCTTTTTCATGATCAAACTAGTACGGGGAGTACCTTTAACGATTATTCAACCGATAAGAGGGATCCCGAttaagatgatgaagatgatgatgatgatgatgatgatgatgatgacgatgacgatgacgatgacgatgatgatgatgatgatgatgatgatgatgatgatgatgatgatgatgatgatgatgatgatgatgatgatacaatCATAACTTATCCGTTATAAGGATTGACAATGGGTTGTAGAACAAATGCAAACCCTCTGCTCACTTAGATTATGTTTATATTCTCGCAGGAAATCATCTGCATGCGGCAACTGTGGGAACACAAGGTCAGGTGGAAGTATTTCATTAACCTGACCGGCCAGGAGTTTCCACTCAAAACCAACAAGGAGCTGGTTCGAATCCTCCAGGCTTTTCGGGGAGCCAACGATATAACAGGTGATCCAACAAGGTACGTatacgatgtttggtggcttgtttgCAGACTAGTTTTGTTGGTTCGAGGGTAGCATATCGTCTTCTGTTTATGGAAACACCATAAtatccagcatgcctactcaacgaaagcggagtgaagctgactatgctctcagagtatagtttggggaacccaaatgggcaaacgagctcacacgtaacaagacaattctggaacgctgaagaagaagaagaagacgaagtcttctgtttcatctgtatcgACCGAGGTCGAGGTCTTTTTCGGTTTTGTGCCAGGAATCAGCCTGGCTGTACGTATATATTTGTCATAGTTCCAGGTCAACGAATATAATTATAATCTCACTCTTTATAACACGTACCCTGGTCACCTATGTGATGGTAAAACATGACTGTTTACACGTATAAGGCAAGTAATTTTAGATCACCATCAGATGTAACTCAGCAAGCAACTAACAAGTTATCCACATGCAGATTTCAACATCGATGGAGTCAGTTCCTGCCGGCCCCCTACAACCTGACGATCCACAAGGGTGATGTTCACATCGTGGCCAGCAGGGGCTTCGTAGACTATGTCCTACACAGCCACGTGGGCCAAGCGCTTCTCGAGTGGGTCAAACCCACAGCACATCCGGACGAATCCTACTTCAACACCCTGAACTACAACCCTCAGCTTGGAGTCCCTGGTTCTGTTTCGGGTGAGTGAGATAACCCTGCATAATTATCAATATTTAATCAGGCCATTCAACCACAACTGTGGATCACAATCCGCAATTTTTAGAGTGTCTGGCTTGGATTTTAGTAAGAAAATAGACCCTATACCACAACCCCGACAGCTCTGATTCACAACCCTTACTCACAACCAGATATATGCAACCACGATTTACAATCTGTAACCACATAATGAACCTAAACCCTGAATTAGAACCCTGACAAATAAGTCTACATCATAATCCTGAACCCCAACCCTGAAACACAACCCTGAATCACGCTTGTTCGACATTGCATTCACACACATTCAATCATAGGAGAgcgtctatatatatatatatatatatatacgacttgtgtctgtctgtctgtctgtctgtgtgtgtgtgtgtgtgtgtgtgtgtgtgtgtgtgtgtgtgtgtgtgtgtgtgtgtgtgtgtgtgtgtgtgcgcgatgcacggccaaagttctcgatggatctgcttcaaatttggtgggcatattcaggtatacccgggacaggacacaacctggtcgatatttcaacacgtgctctcagcgcgcagcgctgaaccgattttggttccacctcagctacccgggcccccataccgacacaccaaagccaaagttctcggtggatctttttcaaatttggacaccgtattcagctacaccccggacacaatatcatcgatgaaatatttcaacacgtgctctcagcgcgcagcgctgaaccgattttgttttttctgttcatttcaccattcccagtaactcttccttatcttctccatgttttcagcgtttacctcccttccttcgtatggtgcactatagtatgagggggcatcttcggatattcccggcgttctgttactatttttagaaggtcaccgcattgtccagaacgtaaattggacccgtaaattatcctcactgtaaaagtgcaaaggtcgaatcaatttatagccacgcgaaaaatacactgtcatctatctctctatatatacggcttctctgtgtttgtgtgtgtgtgtgtgtgtgtgtgtgtgtgtgtgtgtgtgtgtgtgtgtgtgtgtgtgtgtgtgtgtgtgtgtgtctctatgtgggcaacacctgtggattgttcagttctgtttgtgatgtggtctggcggcttttgtgtatttgtatgtactggccttcctttgagaagccataacagttcaaaagggcttagagataagctctatattgctcaatcctgtttgagtggagttcgcctccaaaggtgattaacacggttacattcgtcgacaaggatgggactcgatatggtcaggaatggcattatggccactgaatcattttcgtgctgttcccattccacgaatctgggagggacctaagcttggcgggtccattgttcggacccggcgaagccggcgtacggcacTAAGTatttcttcccggcgaagccggctacccggcgaagcgggtattcatctagtgttACTATATTTATGCGTGAACCTATGTTTCATGTTTCATGTGTGTAGTCCTATGACAGTGTtcgttataatcgtttacaggcaggcaggtgTGCCAAAAAAAATGTCCATTTGTATGTACTTTTTTaatagacaataaagtgctgttattgttattgttattatcttATTGtgtttgcatttcagctcacATGATTCACGGACAACAGGATTCCTTTGCTCGCTACAAGATGTGGAGTCACGCTAACATTCATCCTTGCGGAGGAACGTTCGTGAGACACATTTGTCAATTTGGGATCAAGGATCTACCACACTTGGCTTCGTCCTCCAAACTGTTCGCCAACAAGTTCACCTTCAACTATCACCCGCTGGCCCAGGTGTGCATTCTACAGTGGTACCGACACAAGGTTGGGCTGGAAGAAGCCGGAGAGCCACTGCCTATTAATATGGGCTTGTACGAACAATCACATCTCGTGAAAAACAGATACACTGGACCAGTCAAGATTTGGTGAACCATTTGTCAATGCGAGTTTGTTCTCAAATAAATGTAAGCACGATTAACATAGAATGTCCCACACATAATGCATGCATTTCTAAACGACGGTTAAGTGTGTATATAGTAGTTGGCTTGGAATTGTTGCTTGTGTGAATGGCTTTTAGTTTGTGCTTGAGAATGACGATTGACATGTAACTGGCTTATATTTCATTCGTTTCTGATCGACTTTTGACGTGTACGTGGCTTACAATACGCACACAGGcacaatacacccacacacacacacacacccacacacacacacacccacacacacacacacacccacacacacacaccattccaCTCCTCACACATGATTTGCAATGCCTGTGACCGCCTCCAATGTTGACACCGTCACAATCAATAAAACTGTACCCAAACAAGATAGTTGAACTCACTTTCAAGCTGTCAATTGAGGGGACAGCATCATGTACTGTACATCATAAAGACACGACACAAGTTATTTCCCTTAAAAACCCGATAACGCACACATCAGAAATACCATTCGAACTGAACTGACGATAATTTGAGACACATACTGTTTTGATATAAGTGGCAAAGCAAAAGCACATATATGTAAGGACTTTCTTCCATGTGATAAGCATGGCCTTTGCTGAGACTAAATCCAGGCCATAGCATCGTACTAGTCAAAGCAGTGCATTTTATAAATTGGTGTGcgttatgtgtttgtgtgtgtgtgtgtgtgtgtgtgtgtgtgtgtgtgtgtgtgtgtgtgtgtgtgcgtgtgtgtgtgtgtgtgtgtgtgcgtgcgtgtgtgtgtgtgtgtgtgtgtgtgtgtgtgcgtgtgtatgtgtgtgtgtgtgcgtgtgtgattcCCTTGAACTATAATCATATTTAAgcaatactctctctctctctctctctctctctctctctctctctctctctctctctctctctctctctctctctctctctctctctctctctctctctaaacaaagagtatggtgatagttacgagacaaaaacaccaattaagtcctttacaattacaactgtcagttggttcaactcaagtgaagcaagttagggaacatagatttTTGGGTGTTACCAtcgatcaagagttgaaatggcaaactcatttgagtaatgtttgcaaactagtatcaaaaaatgtgtacctgttatcaaaattaaggcattacgcagattcCGCAGCaatcaaaatgttctattacgcccacataatgcctcatataaacttcgcatcgacactttgggataactgcagtgatgttcatttaaaaagactcaattccctgcatcgccgagctgcaaaacatattctgcatgatttgaataggtccacggataataaactaaagctcttgaatttcctccccttgaaagaccagttgacgttaaacaaggctgtgttcatgtataacattctaaatgacgactgtcctaaataattatttgcaatcacatttcaaacatgccacaaaaagatatgggtcccacaaaatcatccctcctacaCCTCACATAGACCTCtgcaaatcgagcttagccttctcgggagcgtttctctggaactccttcccccaacagataagaaatgcaacttcagtgaaaatacttaggagacagtcacgttcacacatcattcgtgaatgaaatgtcttgttcgattgttattttttttaaacattttgtactagtgttaacggatgtgtagctgatcggagcaactttattacCAAATGAAAGCTatttaactatgtcaatgtaattttgtaatttttgagttctccttatataattccttaaatgcacattgtgttgcattccatacaatgcatttctgtattttatatgattcaaTCTATATTTTGTACGTGCGTCCGTCTTTACGTgttgtatcaatcaatcaatcaatcaatgacgcttatatcgcgcatattccgtgggtacagttctaggcgctctgcagtgatgccgtgtgagatgaaattttatacggccagtagattgcagccatttcggcgcatatttacctttcacggcctattattccaagtcacacgggtataggtagacaattattaactgtgcctaagcaattttgccaggaaagacccttttgtcaatcgtgggatctttaacgtgcacacccaatgtagtgtacacggggggagggttcggacaccgaagagagtttgcacacaaagttgactctgaaataaatttccgccgaacctgggatcgaactcacgctgacagcggccaactgaatgcaaatccagcgcgctaccaactgagctatatccccggacaggttggaagaataggctttgcctaaaacctttatccttttgtaataaagttctgagtctgagtctgagtctccctctctctagctctctctcaaacaatctcctcaaaagttgttgtgatgaatatgaaatatgtttattattgatgatcCAAATTTTAGGTGATAGAATGATGAAGCTGAAAAAGTACGTGAGGCGGAATGCAGTAATGGTTCTGTGAATATGGTTACTGATGGTACCGAACAACCGTTCTGATCAAACACAATGATTTACACGTTTCTTACTAAACGCATATACACCAAAACAGTCAAAAATCGATTCCCATGAAGCTGACTCTCTATCTCACAAATACGTGTTTGATTATAAACAAAGTTTTGAGGTAAGAAAAGACCAAAAACTCACGATGATTATGATTGTGCCATCCAGAGAATGGTGTGACGTAATACAATGACAGCATGtttcaaaagaagaagacgTCATAACATTCCAAGAATGTTCGACGACATACATTATTTTGttctgaaaaaaacccagagtCACGGAAAAGAGAACGTTTCCCCAACTCGCTTCAATAAAATTAATGGAAGAAAAAGATGCTAATACTGTATAAGTAACCTTTGGATACTACAGATACTATCTATCTAGCTTTTATATCTTTCTATCAAGAAAGAAGGAACataaaggaagaaaaagaaaagaaaaacaaataattatataCAACATAACGGGtgaaaaaacacatttcatgaATGAATAattgcacaacaacaacaacaacaacaacatacacaaGAAAACTACATTTGATCAAAGCAATAGTTGAGACACTCGGCCAAAAATATTGGACCCGTGAGTCACCGTGTATCACATGTATGATGTATTTATTGTAACAATGAATAGCTCGATACTAACTCACGACGCCACTGCCTCCAAGACGtgcatatgtcgtgccgaattcacggaattgcctaATCGCCACCGCTGTCgtccatttcgcgtaatcggcagcgttttgccgaaaatgcgtaaacgcctctaaaacttgccCATTTTGCTAATTAATGTTCAACAAATCTTGTGTTTTGCAGTTCTAAAATGCCTTTGGTATCATCACACGTAGACAGGTAGATGCTGTAATGAATACAGTTTGCAATAAGTTATGACACGTTATGACAACAAGTATACTTTTCGTGCATGTTTGGAGCTATGGTCGAAAAAGACCAACGCAGACCATACTAACCAACATGGGGAGCTAACTCGTGTCTCGTTTATGCGATTGATTATATCAGCTATTTTAAAATTCCTTGTTATTATAAGTTTCAAATCGAGCGCCTGTTCTATTACAGCTAGTCACGTGACCTAGCTAGCTGTTTCACACGCCTACACGCCACTGTGTTGACGCCATAACATAATCAGGTCACACTGCTACACTGTCTTGGTGCTACGTGTGTatttcaacaaacaaaacatatcaAACTGTGGAGGCTGTGTACTGTTCATCACAGcaggtaagtgtgtgttttgctaAAATCAGCTTCTTAGACACCCCTAACTTTCTGCTGGGACGTGTGAATGAAGATGTGGGATAACAACTGAGCAAGTTCCTACTTTCTGTTTCCCGGAAATGTGTTTTCAGTTTGCTTGCATCGATCATAGCTGTGAACAACTTATGTCTTTGGAACAGGTATGCGATGCAAAACGCAGTAACGAATTATGTTTTGGCCAAAGAGTTTTAATGACTGGCTTGTGCAGAAGAGTAGAAATTCGTAGTGCATATAATACAGGTGTCTTATGTGTGTGCCTCTGATTTAATcgcagtgtgtgtcagtgtgtccatCCCATGTTGTGTACAGCGCTGCCTTGCTGTCTGTGCTGGATGTTTTATCgcagtgtgtgtcaatgtgtcagTCCCATGTTGTGTATAGCGCTGTCTTGCTGTCTGTGTTAGatgcatagctgccaaccctcctGGATTTTCCGGGAATCTCCCGAATTGTACAACTTCTCCCTCAGTCCCTGCTCATATTCAAGACTAAACAGTCCCCCTGGACCCCCTGCAGGTTCCTGGATTTTGACTTCagaaggttggcagctatgtCTAAGATGTTTTATcgcagtgtgtgtcagtgtgtttatCGAGTGCTTCACGCAGTGTTTGTGCAACACAAGTCACAGAAAATAATTATGCTTCTCCTGTTTG
Encoded proteins:
- the LOC138976336 gene encoding beta-1,3-galactosyl-O-glycosyl-glycoprotein beta-1,6-N-acetylglucosaminyltransferase 3-like, which produces MWEGNVKEINKGKFDKRNKPGSVTRKTLPDYQNATNNCTHYRQSGGFELASLSQPEMSFPLAFSIVVYRDADQVERLLSAIYRPHNVYCIHIDKKSARQYWDIMQLVASCLPNVFVSNVSVDVVWSGFTNLEPEIICMRQLWEHKVRWKYFINLTGQEFPLKTNKELVRILQAFRGANDITGDPTRFQHRWSQFLPAPYNLTIHKGDVHIVASRGFVDYVLHSHVGQALLEWVKPTAHPDESYFNTLNYNPQLGVPGSVSAHMIHGQQDSFARYKMWSHANIHPCGGTFVRHICQFGIKDLPHLASSSKLFANKFTFNYHPLAQVCILQWYRHKVGLEEAGEPLPINMGLYEQSHLVKNRYTGPVKIW